In Streptomyces sp. SLBN-118, the following are encoded in one genomic region:
- a CDS encoding pyridoxal phosphate-dependent aminotransferase codes for MSAATSPTERRVSARIGAISESATLAVDAKAKALKAAGRPVIGFGAGEPDFPTPDYIVEAAIEACKNPKYHRYTPAGGLPELKAAIAAKTLRDSGYEVEASQILVTNGGKQAIYEAFAAILDPGDEVIVPAPYWTTYPESIRLAGGVPVDVVADETTGYRVSVEQLEAARTERTKVVLFVSPSNPTGAVYSEADAEAIGRWALEHGLWVLTDEIYEHLVYGDAKFTSLPALVPELRDKCIVVNGVAKTYAMTGWRVGWIIGPKDVVKAATNLQSHATSNVSNVAQVAALAAVSGSLDAVAEMRTAFDRRRQTIVRMLNEIDGVLCPEPEGAFYAYPSVKGLLGKEIRGKRPQSSVELAALILDEAEVAVVPGEAFGTPGYLRLSYALGDEDLVEGVSRLQKLLAEARD; via the coding sequence ATGAGCGCTGCAACCTCTCCCACCGAGCGCCGGGTCTCCGCCCGCATCGGCGCGATCTCCGAGTCCGCGACCCTCGCCGTCGACGCCAAGGCCAAGGCCCTCAAGGCCGCCGGACGTCCGGTGATCGGCTTCGGCGCGGGTGAGCCCGACTTCCCGACACCGGACTACATCGTCGAGGCCGCGATCGAGGCCTGCAAGAACCCGAAGTACCACCGCTACACGCCGGCGGGCGGGCTCCCCGAGCTCAAGGCCGCCATCGCCGCGAAGACGCTGCGCGACTCCGGTTACGAGGTCGAGGCCTCGCAGATCCTGGTCACCAACGGCGGCAAGCAGGCGATCTACGAGGCGTTCGCGGCGATCCTCGACCCGGGTGACGAGGTCATCGTCCCGGCTCCGTACTGGACCACCTACCCCGAGTCGATCCGCCTCGCGGGCGGCGTCCCGGTCGACGTGGTGGCGGACGAGACCACCGGCTACCGGGTCTCCGTCGAGCAGCTGGAGGCGGCACGCACGGAGCGTACGAAGGTCGTGCTCTTCGTCTCCCCGTCCAACCCGACGGGCGCGGTGTACAGCGAGGCCGACGCCGAGGCGATCGGGCGCTGGGCGCTCGAGCACGGGCTGTGGGTGCTGACCGACGAGATCTACGAGCACCTGGTCTACGGCGACGCGAAGTTCACCTCGCTGCCCGCCCTGGTGCCCGAGCTGCGCGACAAGTGCATCGTGGTCAACGGTGTGGCCAAGACGTATGCGATGACCGGCTGGCGCGTGGGATGGATCATCGGCCCGAAGGACGTGGTGAAGGCCGCGACCAACCTGCAGTCGCACGCCACGTCCAACGTGTCCAACGTGGCGCAGGTCGCGGCGCTTGCTGCCGTCTCCGGTTCGCTGGACGCGGTCGCCGAGATGCGGACCGCCTTCGACCGCCGCCGCCAGACGATCGTGCGCATGCTCAACGAGATCGACGGTGTGCTGTGCCCGGAGCCGGAGGGTGCCTTCTACGCGTACCCGTCGGTGAAGGGGCTGCTGGGCAAGGAGATCCGCGGCAAGCGTCCACAGAGTTCGGTGGAGCTGGCGGCGCTGATCCTGGACGAGGCCGAGGTGGCTGTCGTACCGGGCGAGGCCTTCGGTACGCCCGGCTATCTGCGTCTCTCGTACGCGCTGGGCGACGAGGACCTGGTCGAGGGTGTGTCGCGGCTGCAGAAGCTGCTGGCCGAGGCGCGCGACTGA